Proteins co-encoded in one Cryomorphaceae bacterium 1068 genomic window:
- a CDS encoding SulP family inorganic anion transporter: MTKFFNLFDLSQKVNYKTEVLSGLTVALALVPEAVAFAIIAGLSPLTGLYAAFVMGLVTSVFGGRPGMISGATGAVAVVIVTLAASHGVEYVFAAVILAGILQMAAGFLKLGKLMRLVPHPAIFGFVNGLAIIIFMSQLDQFKDPSGDWLTGTSLYILLGLVLLTMFIIWGLPKLSKVIPASLVAILTVFALVFFLDIDTKTVGDMASIKGSFPPFHIPEVPFTLETLTIVFPYAAIVAGVGLIESLLTLNIVDEITETRGRGNKEAIAQGGANLLSGLFSGMGGCAMIGQSLINVSNGARARLSGIVAALMLLVFIMFGSSLIERVPMAALTGLMIMVAIGTFEWASLRTIRRMPKSDILVMVLVTLVTIFLHNLALAVLIGVVISALVFAWDNAKRIRARKSVDAEGIKHYEMYGPLFFGSVAAFHDKFDVLNDPEEVIIDFAECRVVDMSAIEALNKVTERYRKVGKKVHLRHLSPDCRQLLQNAEAIIDVNVMEDPTYKVAVDAI; the protein is encoded by the coding sequence ATGACTAAGTTTTTCAACCTCTTCGATCTATCACAAAAAGTCAACTACAAAACAGAGGTGCTTTCTGGACTTACGGTGGCTTTAGCCTTGGTTCCCGAAGCAGTGGCATTTGCCATTATTGCAGGTCTTTCCCCATTAACGGGGCTTTACGCAGCTTTTGTGATGGGCTTGGTCACTTCTGTTTTCGGTGGCCGTCCCGGAATGATCTCCGGAGCGACAGGTGCTGTAGCGGTGGTTATCGTTACGTTGGCTGCTTCACACGGTGTTGAATACGTTTTCGCAGCGGTTATCCTGGCCGGAATCCTTCAGATGGCAGCGGGATTCTTGAAGCTGGGGAAGCTGATGCGACTCGTTCCGCATCCCGCCATCTTTGGATTTGTGAATGGTTTAGCCATCATCATTTTTATGTCACAACTCGATCAGTTCAAAGATCCAAGTGGTGATTGGTTGACGGGAACTTCTCTTTATATTCTGCTCGGATTGGTACTGCTTACCATGTTTATTATTTGGGGCCTACCTAAGTTGAGCAAAGTCATTCCCGCTTCTTTGGTCGCTATTCTGACGGTATTCGCTCTGGTCTTCTTTTTGGATATTGATACCAAAACAGTAGGAGACATGGCATCGATCAAGGGATCCTTCCCTCCATTTCACATTCCTGAAGTACCGTTTACATTGGAGACACTTACCATTGTTTTTCCATACGCAGCTATAGTCGCAGGAGTGGGCCTTATCGAGAGCTTGCTTACATTGAATATCGTAGATGAAATAACCGAAACCCGCGGACGTGGAAACAAGGAAGCCATTGCCCAAGGCGGTGCCAACTTGCTATCGGGGCTTTTTTCAGGAATGGGTGGTTGCGCCATGATCGGTCAGAGCTTGATCAACGTTTCCAATGGAGCCAGAGCCCGACTTTCAGGAATTGTCGCCGCCTTAATGCTCTTGGTTTTTATCATGTTCGGCTCGTCATTAATAGAAAGAGTACCTATGGCAGCGCTTACCGGACTAATGATCATGGTGGCTATCGGTACTTTCGAATGGGCCAGTTTGCGCACCATCAGGCGAATGCCAAAATCGGATATTCTGGTGATGGTGCTCGTGACCCTGGTAACGATTTTCCTCCACAACTTAGCTTTGGCGGTCTTGATTGGAGTGGTGATATCGGCACTTGTATTTGCTTGGGACAATGCCAAAAGGATTCGAGCGCGTAAAAGTGTTGACGCAGAAGGAATCAAGCATTACGAAATGTACGGCCCGCTTTTCTTCGGATCAGTAGCTGCTTTTCACGATAAGTTCGACGTGCTCAACGATCCAGAAGAGGTGATCATTGACTTTGCCGAGTGCAGGGTGGTAGACATGTCGGCAATCGAAGCTCTCAACAAAGTCACCGAGCGCTACCGCAAAGTGGGGAAAAAAGTTCATTTGCGTCACCTTAGCCCTGACTGCCGTCAGCTTTTGCAAAATGCTGAAGCGATCATTGATGTGAATGTGATGGAAGATCCGACTTACAAAGTTGCGGTTGACGCTATCTAG
- a CDS encoding DUF4139 domain-containing protein yields the protein MKKLSVCFVLCSILWTATCSAAQADTIEVESSISAVNVFFQGARITRAVSLNLSTGRHVLLVRGLPLDLDPNLIKVNTPSRLKILAVSHKVRIPSQKSMGTELAILEEKKTTLEDEIEWLKAKKQIFDEEEALLTQNTELKKADGEKHTLGVREAADFYRERLTEIAKLKFDNTMDIRKAQKQIKQINAKVNSLLAGTKVPQTELLLFVEASSIVSEKLDVEYFTKAAGWEPLYDFRFDAVNKPLELVYNANVYQFTGEDWNEVDLSLTEGLPKQKAELPEFDRWYITRKPSPKPKASISNENQTGSGTLKGTLTDAETGEPLPFVNIILQQGNKQVTGSATDFDGNYTIKPIPSGVYDVLVSYVGYNAKKVEGVRISSNKITFTNIELYSGVQLETFEVVEYTVPLIQKDGGSSGGSVSVNGLRRMPGRNLSSYAQIAGGTKSSSYFKLFIDESPSISSPRISYSVDYKYSVPSSGEDRLLTIKTEKVPVAFLYRAIPKVDTDVYLLARITDWGNLQLLSGKSTIYFQGAYSGESTLDAESVKDTLEIALGRDENILLERRLNQDLSKEQSFGSKVKRELHWEIEVRSNKSHPVMLELIDQVPLSDNRNVNVEIIDIGDAKSENDSGKLTWELRLEPNSSQQLDFSYELKYPESALVYN from the coding sequence ATGAAAAAACTATCCGTTTGTTTCGTGCTCTGCTCAATCCTTTGGACTGCAACTTGCTCAGCAGCCCAAGCCGATACCATCGAAGTAGAATCAAGCATTTCAGCAGTTAACGTCTTTTTTCAAGGGGCGAGGATAACACGGGCGGTGTCCTTAAACCTCAGTACGGGTAGACATGTACTACTGGTCCGAGGACTTCCTTTGGATCTTGATCCAAATCTTATAAAAGTCAATACCCCAAGTCGATTGAAGATATTGGCCGTGAGTCATAAAGTCAGAATACCCTCTCAAAAATCAATGGGTACCGAGCTGGCCATCCTCGAAGAGAAAAAAACGACTCTCGAAGACGAGATTGAATGGTTAAAAGCGAAAAAGCAAATCTTTGACGAAGAGGAAGCCTTGCTCACACAGAACACCGAATTGAAAAAAGCCGATGGAGAAAAGCATACCCTAGGTGTAAGAGAGGCGGCAGACTTCTACCGAGAAAGACTGACCGAAATTGCCAAATTGAAGTTTGACAATACAATGGACATTCGCAAAGCCCAAAAACAAATCAAACAAATCAATGCGAAGGTCAATTCCTTGCTGGCAGGGACAAAGGTTCCTCAAACAGAGCTACTCCTTTTTGTGGAAGCATCTTCCATCGTTTCGGAAAAACTCGACGTAGAGTATTTCACCAAAGCAGCTGGCTGGGAGCCGCTTTACGACTTCAGATTTGACGCTGTAAACAAGCCACTTGAATTGGTTTACAATGCCAATGTTTATCAGTTCACCGGTGAGGACTGGAACGAAGTGGACCTTTCGCTCACCGAAGGTTTGCCCAAGCAGAAAGCCGAGCTCCCTGAATTTGATCGCTGGTACATCACGCGGAAACCCAGCCCTAAACCCAAGGCCTCAATTAGTAACGAAAATCAAACGGGAAGTGGAACATTAAAAGGAACCTTAACTGACGCTGAAACGGGAGAACCGCTGCCATTTGTGAACATCATACTTCAACAAGGAAACAAACAGGTGACCGGTTCTGCGACGGATTTCGATGGAAATTATACCATAAAACCTATCCCATCGGGAGTTTATGATGTGCTCGTTTCTTATGTGGGCTACAATGCCAAAAAAGTGGAGGGAGTGAGAATCAGCTCGAACAAAATCACGTTTACGAATATCGAGCTGTATTCAGGAGTTCAGCTTGAAACTTTTGAAGTGGTTGAGTATACTGTGCCATTGATCCAAAAAGACGGCGGATCATCAGGCGGATCGGTTAGCGTAAATGGTCTTCGTCGTATGCCGGGAAGAAACTTATCATCCTATGCTCAAATTGCTGGTGGAACAAAAAGTTCTAGTTACTTCAAACTCTTCATCGACGAGTCCCCGTCTATTTCTTCACCTAGAATATCTTACTCTGTCGACTACAAGTACAGCGTACCCTCGAGTGGAGAAGACCGCTTGCTGACTATCAAAACGGAAAAGGTTCCCGTTGCTTTTCTCTACAGAGCCATTCCAAAGGTAGATACCGATGTGTACCTCTTAGCGCGGATTACCGACTGGGGAAACTTGCAGCTCCTTTCTGGAAAATCAACCATCTATTTTCAGGGAGCCTATTCGGGCGAATCGACTCTGGATGCTGAAAGCGTGAAAGACACACTTGAGATTGCACTTGGCAGGGATGAGAATATCTTACTGGAAAGAAGATTGAATCAGGACCTTTCCAAAGAACAAAGCTTTGGAAGTAAAGTGAAAAGAGAACTTCATTGGGAAATTGAAGTCCGAAGCAATAAATCACACCCGGTCATGCTGGAACTCATTGACCAAGTGCCCCTTTCGGATAACCGAAATGTGAATGTCGAAATCATAGACATTGGTGATGCAAAGAGCGAAAATGACAGTGGCAAACTGACTTGGGAACTGAGGCTTGAACCGAACTCTTCACAACAACTCGATTTCAGCTACGAGCTGAAATACCCCGAATCGGCTTTGGTGTATAATTAG
- a CDS encoding dihydroorotase: MKTLISQAKIIDKRHGQNGEIVDILIEDGVIQKIGASISEAADEKIEGDGLCVSIGWMDMRANFRDPGEEYKEGISNGLKVAAKSGFTAVSLSPDTTPAVDNKGAVEYMKNRAKSSGVDIHPIGAVSVGLKGESMSEMYDMHQAGAVGFGDDKHPLNESGLLHRALLYTSNFDAPVLHFPYDSKLIPNGQINEGTLSTSLGLKGIPAISEEMMVRRDLTLLEYTEGRLHLGPISSAISAELADESRQKGLRVTTEVTAAHLAFSEEKLNDFDSNFKLMPPLRTEENRKALIAALKSGKIDVISSDHSPEDEEHKKLEFDLANFGMAGMELFFPMVLSAVGNEIPLDELVEKFSISPREILGIDVPLIAEGEKANLTVFSIDESADPIKLQTKGYNVPQADQNFKGRVIRTFHSN, translated from the coding sequence ATGAAAACCCTGATTTCGCAGGCAAAAATCATCGACAAAAGACACGGCCAAAATGGCGAGATCGTAGATATTCTAATCGAAGATGGCGTCATTCAGAAAATAGGCGCTTCAATCAGTGAAGCTGCTGATGAGAAAATTGAAGGTGACGGTCTTTGTGTTTCCATCGGCTGGATGGACATGCGGGCAAACTTTCGGGATCCCGGCGAGGAGTACAAAGAGGGAATTTCAAACGGATTGAAGGTGGCCGCCAAAAGTGGTTTCACCGCCGTTTCATTATCTCCTGATACCACCCCAGCAGTTGATAACAAAGGTGCAGTGGAGTATATGAAAAATCGAGCCAAAAGCAGCGGAGTTGACATCCACCCTATTGGTGCCGTATCAGTAGGATTAAAAGGCGAGAGCATGTCTGAAATGTACGATATGCATCAGGCAGGTGCGGTAGGTTTTGGCGATGACAAACATCCGCTCAACGAATCAGGACTACTGCATAGAGCCCTGCTTTACACATCAAATTTTGATGCGCCCGTTCTCCATTTCCCCTACGATTCTAAGCTTATCCCAAACGGACAAATCAACGAAGGTACCCTTTCAACGAGCCTGGGACTGAAAGGCATTCCCGCCATCAGCGAAGAAATGATGGTGAGACGAGACCTGACCCTTTTGGAGTACACGGAAGGCCGATTGCACCTCGGTCCGATTTCATCGGCCATATCAGCCGAGCTTGCCGATGAATCCAGACAAAAAGGATTAAGAGTTACAACTGAGGTCACTGCAGCTCACTTGGCTTTTTCAGAAGAGAAGCTAAATGACTTTGACAGCAACTTTAAGTTGATGCCACCGCTTCGAACGGAAGAAAACAGAAAAGCACTTATCGCGGCTTTGAAGTCGGGAAAGATCGATGTGATCTCATCCGATCATTCTCCCGAAGACGAGGAGCACAAGAAGCTCGAATTCGACTTGGCCAATTTCGGTATGGCAGGTATGGAACTGTTTTTCCCAATGGTGCTTAGTGCCGTAGGCAATGAAATTCCATTGGATGAATTGGTGGAAAAATTTTCCATCTCGCCGAGAGAAATATTGGGAATTGATGTTCCCTTAATTGCTGAAGGCGAGAAAGCGAATTTGACTGTTTTTAGCATAGATGAGAGTGCAGATCCCATCAAGCTGCAGACAAAAGGCTACAACGTACCTCAAGCAGATCAAAATTTCAAAGGAAGAGTTATTCGAACCTTTCACTCCAATTAA
- a CDS encoding BatA domain-containing protein, with translation MEFLYPSFLYALAFLAIPIIVHLFNFRRFKKVPFTNVRFLREIKVQTQSQNKLRHLLVLLMRLLALAFLVFAFAQPYIPEDNSADKDRGQAVSIFVDNSFSMQGESEAGPLLEVAKNRAIDIAMAYDATDRFQLLSQDFLGENQRFVSRTEFIQNVEDLKLSSKSRSLESIAERQQDLMSSAPDDLAKEAYLISDFQKSQFPMGSFAPDTSFSYGLVHLERSSPSNLYIDSVWFPTPVRRAGESENLSVRIVNTGSQDLENIPLNLSINGIQKSIGSFAVNAQASVDTAITFVHDTPGLKSVVVEIEDYPIDYDDAYYLGYRVHDKLKILSISPSNGALTKDFIGSVYRVDSAYDFRSTSLSSLNYADLQSNDLLILNEMSSIPGGLRQEVVAFAANGGSVWVIPSSEIDLASYNELLTELKAGAYLPLKEEDVKVRSLNAESPLYRDIFESVPKNIDLPSAKAFYPITSSLRSTEESLLQLPGGNSFFSAYRESGGNIYVQAVPLNSEKNNFSRHAIFVATALRVAELSRSTETYAVEIGNESSFSIPFIRTQNEDVFHLIQSETELDIIPAFQVSEGRIALFAGQELNQAGTYTLALGDSAIAAVGFNFERMESDLASYSVEELKATITAITASNITLFSGESENLAREVQQKVSGTELWKICLILALTFLLLESLLLRFGKRKMA, from the coding sequence ATGGAATTTTTGTACCCGAGTTTTCTCTACGCGCTAGCCTTTTTGGCTATTCCGATCATCGTCCATCTTTTCAATTTTCGGCGTTTTAAAAAGGTTCCGTTTACCAATGTTCGCTTTTTACGCGAGATTAAGGTACAGACGCAGTCTCAAAACAAGCTCCGTCACCTTCTGGTACTACTCATGCGCTTGCTCGCTCTGGCATTTTTGGTCTTTGCCTTCGCTCAGCCTTATATTCCGGAGGACAATTCGGCCGATAAAGACCGTGGTCAGGCAGTCTCGATTTTTGTGGATAACTCCTTTAGCATGCAAGGCGAAAGTGAAGCAGGCCCTTTACTGGAAGTGGCTAAAAACCGCGCCATCGACATTGCCATGGCCTATGATGCTACAGATCGTTTTCAACTTCTATCTCAAGATTTTTTAGGCGAGAACCAGCGATTCGTAAGTCGCACGGAATTCATTCAGAACGTAGAAGACTTAAAACTCAGCTCTAAATCGCGGTCGCTCGAAAGTATCGCAGAGCGACAGCAAGACCTTATGAGCAGCGCTCCTGACGACTTAGCAAAAGAAGCATACCTCATCAGCGACTTCCAAAAAAGCCAGTTTCCGATGGGGTCATTCGCACCGGATACCTCTTTCAGTTATGGCCTTGTCCACTTGGAAAGAAGCTCTCCTTCGAACCTGTACATCGATTCGGTTTGGTTTCCAACTCCCGTCAGGCGAGCAGGCGAAAGTGAAAATCTGAGTGTGAGAATCGTGAATACGGGAAGCCAAGATTTGGAAAATATTCCGCTAAACCTCTCGATCAACGGAATTCAGAAGTCTATTGGAAGTTTCGCGGTAAATGCTCAGGCTTCCGTTGACACGGCCATCACCTTTGTGCACGACACACCCGGACTGAAATCGGTAGTTGTAGAAATAGAAGATTATCCCATCGACTACGACGATGCCTATTACCTCGGCTATCGTGTGCACGATAAGCTAAAGATATTGTCCATTTCACCTTCTAATGGTGCTCTGACAAAAGACTTTATTGGCTCAGTTTACCGAGTAGACAGTGCCTATGACTTTCGTTCGACCAGCCTGAGCAGTTTGAATTATGCTGATCTTCAAAGCAACGACTTACTGATCCTGAACGAAATGTCTTCCATTCCCGGTGGACTGCGTCAGGAAGTGGTCGCTTTTGCGGCGAATGGTGGCTCTGTTTGGGTCATTCCTTCTTCGGAAATCGATCTCGCATCGTACAATGAGCTTTTGACCGAATTAAAAGCGGGGGCCTACCTTCCCTTGAAAGAAGAGGATGTGAAAGTACGATCGCTCAATGCTGAGAGCCCCTTATACAGAGATATATTCGAGTCGGTTCCAAAAAACATTGATCTACCAAGTGCTAAGGCATTTTATCCGATCACCAGCTCATTGCGCTCCACGGAAGAATCACTTCTACAACTTCCCGGAGGGAATTCTTTTTTTAGCGCCTATCGCGAATCAGGTGGAAATATTTATGTCCAAGCCGTTCCTTTAAATTCAGAAAAGAACAATTTCTCCCGCCATGCTATTTTTGTGGCTACTGCCTTGAGGGTTGCAGAGTTGAGCCGCTCCACGGAAACTTATGCTGTAGAAATTGGTAATGAATCATCCTTCTCCATTCCTTTTATAAGGACTCAAAATGAAGATGTATTCCACTTAATTCAATCGGAAACCGAGCTGGATATTATACCCGCGTTCCAAGTATCAGAAGGAAGAATAGCTCTCTTCGCAGGTCAAGAGCTCAATCAGGCAGGAACGTATACTTTGGCCTTGGGCGATTCGGCTATAGCAGCCGTAGGATTTAATTTCGAAAGGATGGAGAGTGACTTAGCTTCCTATTCCGTGGAAGAATTGAAAGCAACCATCACTGCGATTACTGCAAGTAATATTACACTCTTTTCAGGCGAATCAGAAAATTTGGCTCGAGAAGTTCAACAGAAGGTTTCGGGCACAGAACTCTGGAAAATCTGTCTAATTTTGGCTTTAACTTTCCTTCTATTGGAAAGCCTACTATTGCGTTTCGGTAAAAGAAAAATGGCATGA